The DNA region TATGAGAATAATAATGAAGTACGAATGCACGAGTGCCAACTGGTGGTGCCAGAGCCTAAATGACTATTATGCAAATTGGAGACTCTGGATAATCACCATTATCATCCACAAATCAAAccccataatttttattcctttttCACACTTCAATTTATTTAGTTAGTAATCTATGAAATTAATTTTGCGTATGTAGTTGGTATATCTAAAGCTTCTGAGAATAACCACACCGAAAAGCGACCAATAAGGACCAACTTTGTTTGCATCGTCCAACATATAATTTGCCGTGACATTATTACTTTCACCTCTTTCATACAACAAAGAAATATACATGTCAGATTAGACATTATTATTATGTAACCTTTTTTCACACAGTAGTCTATATGCAATAAACATATATATTGAAAAAGGATAAAAGCGTCAAGTTAGTTCTTAATCCATACTATAATTTGTTTTGAGCTACATATATGTAAGTTGCGTATGGTACTTGCTCTATATTATTCCTGCTAGTATATGtgaatccatatatatatatatatatatatatatatatatataaaattattatcaattGGTTAAAATGTTGAAGAATAATATAGTATAAAATCCATGAAAAGATACCATATCTCTCAACTTAAATTCATAACCAATAAGAGAAGAAATGCCTATAGTATGTGATACCTAAAGTTGTCATTTCGGTTTAATAAGATAATCATTACACATACTATatctatgtatatgtatatatatacacatacacaCTATTATTCCATATATCATATGATGGCACTTGTCTTCAAAAATGTTCCAATGAGTGGCACAAATAAGATATCAGTTAAAAAACTTTATGACCgagttcttttttatatatataaagtcgtgtataatagaaccatttcagcagcattcacatatatacatcttATTTAGTAGCACATAATAATGAGTGAATTAGTATAATAGAATCATTTCTCATACACATTACTTTTCTAATTTTCTTAGAATTgtgcaacttagatacagaaatTGAAtgatgctatttttctttctcccTGTAATGTAGAAATACTGTGGATCGTTCATTTGTTGCACCAATTATGCTACAAGATGGCACAATTATTGAGGTAATAATAAGTTTAACCTCACTTTTCTTGTTAATTAACTAGCTAGGATCTTCAAAGTAGGAATAAACTATTAGTACCTATAAgggtttgaatttgaaaattgaaaaactcaattacatatataaatatataaaagtaatgcattcttttttttgttattgacaaataCATCTTTTTTCTTGTTAATCATTTGATGCTTACAATCACagtaaagatattaaaaatcacTTTCAATAACAGTACTCATCATTTGACACAATCATATTCCTGTAACAACACATACACCAGATATTGCAGTGCTTATATATATCTATGTCAATATCAGGGTAGATCAATTACTCCAAGGCACATGCCAAACAGCTTCTATCCATTGGTGCTCGCTCGAGAAGTTGAATTTCCAGGCATACCTATTAGCAATTCTGGGTATGTATAGTTTTCAATTATACTGTTGTATATATTGATTAGTATATGACATGGCAAACAAAGGTAGAGAATAGTAAATACTAGTTTTGTTAGGGGTGGTCTGCGgatggatcggatcggatatggctaAAATTTTGATCCGATCCGTATtaaaatcatcggatcggatcggattcaaTATCGCAATTTTTAAGGTTGGATCCGATCTGATCTGATctgcacatttgcggatcggatcggatcggatatcggatatcggatatattcgcaaaatacaaaaatatttttaaatgcttatttttattaaaaaatatcaataaaattaattttttctcttcttttaaatatgtttactcttaaaataatattaaacataatttttttaaataataaattaaaataataaaacatatatgataattattagatgaaataaaacataaaaagattatttatttatttatttctttatttttgcggatacgcggatatgcgAATACTAACACAAAAGGCAGAAACTCACCTGCAGTCGACTGCAGGTGAAGTTGCTTCTGGATGGCTGACACGTGTTACTATgtggtttaaaaaaaattggtttattttatataaatagtttatttaaaaaaaccggTTTGAATTGGACCAAGCAGTTACTTTTATTCCCTACTTCTTCGTTTCGCACGTAAAATTCGTTCTCTTTCAATCCCTTTTCAGAACTAATATGAAACTTTCAATTAgttatgttccttttatttatattttttaatcaaatttattgtttcaaatgtatttttaatttatgtttttattcattcctccgtgaatgatgaaaattatttaataaatacgtACATATTTATGTCATCACACCATTTTGATGTTCAGGATCATAAATGCCAAGATAATTCATAGCAATTTCATGTGATGGAAGATAAAAATGTAATTATGGTATAACGTAGACTAGTTGATAGCATGAGCATTGTTGAAATTTTGGCATGAtatctttcatatttattatatgTCTCTTTAGTTGGTGATGTTATAGTTTATTGTGATGATATGATGGTAGTTTAATTGTATGAGTTAGGTCTTTttatttggttgaattttttctaTGGCTATCCTATTCTTGATGGCaatgtcaaaataaatattttcattagttgttcttttttttctctatttttgaatcaattttattttgaaaaaatttattaaaaatttttgttgtagacaaaattaataatattatgttcaattatttaaggagaccaaattaatattttgattagatacttttgttttattgaaaataaattctagttgataagtaaaaacacaaaaacgtGCATAACAGTGAAATCATAATTTCTAGACAAGTAAATTATAgtcttattatcttaaaaaaataatttatttatagaataatattgaaaaatcaacaataatttgcatgaaaatagtttattagtaaaataaatgttaattgattgattaccataaaatttaatttaacgaTAAATTTGCAATTGAACATATTTTTACAGCTTAATTTAAAATCTGTTTACAACTTAATTTAAAAGCAACTGAAAATGTAagttatgggaaacaaaacaaaactcaTCAAGAAAATAGAAACAGAGACACAAAAAAAACCAGATGATATCATTTATGCCATTCCTATAAAAAAACcatgaattttgtttctttttcagaatactaaattttactttttcaaacaatttgtatacatatatttgacaaaaattaaataaaaaaaaagtttcagataaatttaaagaaaaattggtcaatatgaatgaagaaaaagaacatatCAAATTCATCTATTAGGAATTTAGGAATAACACACGGtaagaatttaaattattttaaaagtagtTATTTGATCTATTCAaaccgatttttttaaataaaccatttgtataaaataaattgagTTTCCACCGACACAAAATCAGCAATCCGATCTGATTAATGTgctgatccgatccgatccgatcatcAAATCCATATCcacaattttcggatcggattcggataaataccgcggatatgcggattgGATCCGATCTATGAACTCCCCTAAGTTTTGTGTAATGATATATGCAGGTTCTGTTTGGACAAAAGCCTTGATCGTAACAAGGCCAAGGGGAAGATAGTTGTGTGCATGAgaggggaaggaggaagaataAGAAAGGAATTAGAAGTTGAAAGAGCTGGTGGTGTTGGTTTCATCCTTGGAAACAATGAACTACTTGGGAATGATATATCAAGTGACGTTCACTTCATTCCTTCCACTCAAGTGTCCTATCACATGTCTTGAGACTCATTCACTACATCAATTCTTCTTCTAATCCAATGGCATATATGCTTGAACTAACCAGAATCATGTTGTAAGAAGCCAAGTTGCAGTGTCTTTTACCTAATATTATTGCCTCTTGTTAATCATTTCAATTGATTTATTATTGGAGGGGCATGCATGATTCAGATAAGGTACTGCTACTAGAAGCACAAGTTGATGGTTGTAGCTATGATCAtgtgatatataatatattaagaattaagaatatggaaaaGTAACGCTTTGGTTTATATTTCAGAAATTATGGGTGCTATATATTATTGTCCATACAAGAGCAACACCATAAAAAGTTTAATGTCTTTGTGAATAGCATATGGTCTTGGAATATCAAGTCATAGAGGCAATCATAGAGAGTTAACCATGGTTGAGCCTTTCTCTGTTCATCATTTGATGAAGACCGTGGCCCCGCGATTGGACCTTGAATGTTTTGGCATTTTGCCATATCTATATATTAAATTAAGCAGCAAGCAGAGGTTATTTTTGTTTGTACGGGAGTAAAATGAGTGATATAttctaatattataatttttggtgttttttaaaatttgtagaaAAACTAAAATGGGAGGATccgatttttgtattttaaattttttattttttttaaaaagaaatttgtttttttaaaagaaaaatagtacCAATAAATAATTGaaccattttatttttataccaaaagtTTGTAGTGCCTTGAAGTCTTAAAATGTAGAAATTGGGACAAAATGGTATATGTTGGGACAAATTGGTATAAATGGATCATTTTATCACCTTTGTGTTCCAAGCCATTCCAGAATCACAAGAGTAATAGTACCTGCATCATTGGCATTTAGCAGAATCCTAAATCTCCACAACACACATTTATATTATCATCAGTTACCATCTCAATTCAGCAAAATTCTGTCAGTTGCTTGCAATTACTGAATCTCATTATATTACGACAATATTTATGTAAGCATCCCTGATCACATGGATGGAAACAAGAAAATATTTATGTAAGCATCCTGATCACATGGATGGAAACAAGAAAAATAAGTTTCAACGGTTGATGTTATATAGAGATTAATTTCGATCCACTTGTAACATTTTTGTTGATACCACAATACATAACAATTTTTTTCTAGAACTATCACTATATTAAAATTTACATTCCATGAATACATTTCTTAAATTTTAGCTACCTTTCCATTGAATacataactaatatatatatatatatatatatatatatatatatatatatatatatatatatatatatatatatatatttatacaagtATACAACATTTTCATATCTGGGAGCACTGCACCGATCCCTCACGGTAGTTCAGTTCCTCACTTCCTCCCCTGATTGGTTAGCTGCTAAGCTCTAAACATGTTAAGAAACCAAACTAGTGAACCTCTAATACAGCAGCTTTAGGAATGTAACAATATAATTGGCAACAACAGCAGATCCCAGGTTGAATATGGTGGTGTACTGGTGTCCTCATTGACAATTTGGAATACACCAATTTCAACTTCTAAATGGACCTTCTTCTTCCCAAGCTTCTGTTCTAACTTTAACCCGTTCACCATTAAAGTGAATATATTTCCACTTCAGCCCATATCGTTTTGTAACCAATTTACTGTTTTCTTCTTGGCCAAGTTTTCTAAAGGCATTTGCCACTCGTCTGACCGTATCTTCATCAGGTTTTACCTGCAACTCCTCCATGTCTGCAAATATCTAACTTACAAACATGATAGCTCCATGTCAAAGCATAGAAGAATTAACCTTATAATTGCTGAACAGCTTGCATCAAGGTATAGTAAGATTGATAGTACAATAAAAATATACCTCAATCATCTTTTCTGGCAAATGATGATGATCATATAATGTGACCATTCTAGAAAACAATCTCTTTGAGACAGAAAGTGTGTGAGCATGTACAATCATATTCCACAATGACTCTGCCTCATCTACCCTCTGATCCATATCAAATGCCAGAAGAAGGGTGTCATATGTTCCCATTGTTGCCCCTTGACCTTTGCTTAACATCCACTTTGCTACCTGAGGATTGATAAGCAGTAAGATTCTTTTCCATTACTCACAAAGTAAACAAAACAACATATCATTACAGTTGTACATTGTAAAGGCTCAAACTCAAGCTGGATGGCATTCTCAAGAATATCAaaacattattataaaaataaataaataaagaaaagaaatatacAAAAAGCACATTGATATATATTAAAGTACTAAAGATTCAAATCAGTTATGTGAGTAATTTATATAGACTGCAGCTTGAACAGCTGAGGGACCATTTCTTGAGCTAAAGACCATTCTTCACTTATATAATAACTCAAACCATGATTGATATAAACAATTTTGGCTTTGGTCAAAACTCAAATTACCCATGAACTATCTTTCATCTCATGAGGAAGCAATTTCAGCTTTGAACCATGTCATGGAAACATTTAATAAACACTTCACAAACAAACCATAATTATTAGTTGTCAAATAGTGTCCCGAAATTTGCAGAAGTAAATGAAGAGCTTAGTATAACATACTTGAATTACACGAAGCCATTGTCTCCTTTTTCTTAAGATTTTCAAAGCCTTGGCTGCTGCTATCACTGGGAACTCTGTCTCCCAAGCAGTCCATTTGTCTAAAGCCCCAAAAACAGCCTCTTTCTCATTCGAAAGCTGAGATACCTAACCTTCCAAGATTCAAAATGCACAAAAATggacatatataaatatatttttttcaaggGTTCATTTTTTCTCACTAAATTCcaaaccgaaaataataaaattggtATGAGCAAACATACAATTCTAATAAGGTTCAATGCCTTCTGGCCAGATTGAgcagaatctctgcttttccaCAAGTGGTGCTCTTTCTTTGCCActctctttttctccttcttcttcccttGTCTAAATTACAGGTGAATTCTAACGTGAAGCATGAATAAATGGTTAAGAAACATAAAAAGAAATTACATGAACTATAATATCATTGAATAATAAGTGCAACAATAACTTACTTCTCCTTCTCTGAAGGACTATTGCTTCGGGAAATGTTGGAGTGACCAAGTGAGGAATCAAACGCACAATAGGCATCAATTCTCTGCAATTGAATACCAGAGAAGTAAGAatactttattttactttattttttcttaGCAGAATAAAGCTACATGAAAAGACATGCaattacttttgaaaaatttataaCGTTATGTGAGATGGATAGTGTTGTTATTGAGAAGGAGAAACTATTGTTGAGCAAGAATTGAGGTTGAGCCCTAGTGTGACATTTGGCTGATGAAAGAGAGGGGcaaataattgagttttgaagtgTTTGAAGCATCGTGGTTTTCTTCGGGGGACGAGAACGGAGCACAACAGCTGCGGGAGAGAAGCGGCGGCACCGTGGCGGAGCTCGGAGGCAGGGTTTGGGAACTGACCTGAGTTGCTGTGAGCCGGTGAGACTGAGCGAGGAGCAAGGTGGGCTTCAATTGGGTTCATAGTGGGCTTCTATTTGGGCCACCATGGGAGCATATTTTACTTTAGTATTCGTTCTGAATCAACAATTATTTAGGTGTTGTGGAGAAAATATAAAAGATCATTAAGCCCACGATAATTTAAAGTTACCAAAAAGGACAGAAAAGACAGTATTGAATCCATTTACTACACTTCAATAATTCTTCAGCTTTGCAATTTTTGGTGGGGTTCTATTTTGCATCACTACAATAATCTTAATTTCTTAAATGTTTTCCTAATTAAACAACAATAGCTGGAGCCAGTGAGCCGTAGCTCGTATGATATATCTCTCTTTTCTCGTCTCAAAGGTctcaaattcaaatcttatcaaTTGAAACTTAGAATTGGGTTGTCCAATTcacttgataaaaaaaaaaaaacaatagatGGATAAACATTGAATATATGTTATGTTATAGAAATGATTTTCACCAATAATAAGTGATGGAAAGTATATACATAGTAACTTGTAATTAACAGGATCTATCCTTCAAATTTTCTAGCTGACCTTCTCATCAAGATCACAataatgtaatatataatataatagagTAGTTTTCTCAATGATTAAGCCTTCAATCCACTTGGATTAACCTACACCTCTCATTTCATTCTCTCTTCTCTAAATATTTATTCCTAGGGTTTAAATTAAATATTCCTAATTTCTTATCATCCATTTGGTGTACGTATTCGTTTTATAGGTATTCAAACCAACTATAACATAAATGTCAAACTACTTATTGTTcatttgtttattaaaaaatattatttatatattaaaattaattattaatatatttgtatataaatatatataattttatttattattaaaatatatatttatattttaatatatattttatattgataattaatttttatggctaattttaatatatatgtagtataatttatttattttatatttccatAAAAATAGGTCTCGCTTACATGCATTCAACACGTATAAGTGAATAAATGAACAACAATGCTAGGAAACCAACTCTATATAAGCCAAGAATCAGCCAACTGGTAATCGGATGTTGCTACTAATAGGCACacggatgtttctttttcttataaattggatggttttggatatggtttctatgtttcatgtgttacgcattaataaaacataattaattatatggaatCAACTAATGAATGATCAAAACATCTGTTCCGTGATTCTCTCCTAACACTAACgtggtcaacaataatttaacaaataaattaaattataaattaataaaactaattataattaattatgttgttccATTCTTGGCTGCTGATTATTaattggttccatatacttttccataaatgAATAATCAGAACATCCTCATAGTCAAATCTCAAATGCATCTAGTATCAATTTTTCAAAGATGGCTAatgaagattttataattatcattatataaagatattttattttgattattggaTGATAAATTATAgggtttgatttttatatattataaaaatattatttttatttagagtgtgactgaataaataaattatatttttaaacaaaaatcatcataaaaaagatatttttgacatCTTTATTAGAATAGTtaataaaacatatatacattGAATAATCAATTTCGTACATTGTTTGCATATGATGTTGGAGAGGTTCAAGATTTCTCAAATAAAAATCACATCCTAAAAGAATCCAACATTAAGATCTCTAATAAGccatgcaaatatatatataaataaaacatagtaACATAGATATGTATATATTCCGATCAAAATTAATTAAGCTCTAGATATTTACTCAAACATTTctttaggaaaaaaaatatattatataatagttTTATATATCTTTGCTAATCATAAATTTGATCTATTTATGGAGAATGTAAGGATTTTGTTTGGGtgacttttataaaaaaaaaatctttttttttagttatttttttaaaattttttttatgaaaaagtaaGTATTTtacgtaaaaaaatatttttatttatcaattatatttgggtatgacaatataaaaatacttttttgtttatttattacataaaaaacatcttttttaagaaaaaatttttttaaaaaaaattgtaaattacatcttctaaaaaaagattttttatttatttttatttttactattagaaatttgtcaaataTCCTACTACATAAAAAAGGTCTTTTTTATTGAAAagaactttttttattaaaataataacgcCAAAAAATCTACTAAGTATTATGTTGAGCAATAGGAAAATAAGAATTAAAGTTTAATTCATGATTGGAAACTTGTATCATGAAGGGGAGAGATTGGGATGAAGTGATGGAAGCAAATTAAGAAATCGATCGAACTGTAAGAGCATCCCTCGCGGAGGAAACTAAGCTTGTTGCTTGGAAAATACAAGTTACTTGGACTAACTAAAGaggtatatgtatgtatgtatgtattccTGAACTAAACAAATTAAAGGGAGCAAGGCAAGATAATAATTGAAGTCTAaatgagataagaaaataaaggagACTTGCACGAAAACAGCGTGGGAGAACGTAAGAAAAAAGCAGACCTAATGATTAGAAGATTAGGGATAGATTAGATAGCTAGCTAGCTAGCTATATAGAGAGCACGTGCGTCAATAATGGAGAGGTGGCATACAATGAGTGGTTGACAGGTATGCATGGTTGTGGGATCCACCAAAATTCTGTTATGTCATCGGGAATTGAGAATTGGAAGCCGCGAGATGCACCCTCCTCTGACAAATTCAACACTTTCTTACATATCTTTCGTTCCAACCCCGCCTTCTCATCTTACATTACTATAATAGTGGCTCGGCGCGGCTCGACTCTCACAATATCACTTGGAATGGTTTCGTCCTATTGTCCTACACTTCACTGAGTTTACGTTTCAGAtgaattattatcattattattgctcaattttttaatttccaACATGCTCTATCTATCCAGCAAAACGAAAGTAGCTCCAACTTAACATCATTTTATTTCCACAATCCTAACTTTGAACTTGCTTAAGACTTGTAAGTGGAATTGGATATGATGAAGTAAATAAATGTTAGTATTAGGTTGGGAAAACATCCATCCTCTTGAAGATTTATTTCACACAAATTAAAATACGAGATTCTATCAAGAAATCATTTGTCTTAAAAAGTTAAATCATTTATTCCATCAATGTTGTTGTTCAGAAG from Arachis hypogaea cultivar Tifrunner chromosome 10, arahy.Tifrunner.gnm2.J5K5, whole genome shotgun sequence includes:
- the LOC112714657 gene encoding pentatricopeptide repeat-containing protein At4g18975, chloroplastic isoform X1, whose translation is MLQTLQNSIICPSLSSAKCHTRAQPQFLLNNSFSFSITTLSISHNVINFSKRIDAYCAFDSSLGHSNISRSNSPSEKEKQGKKKEKKRVAKKEHHLWKSRDSAQSGQKALNLIRIVSQLSNEKEAVFGALDKWTAWETEFPVIAAAKALKILRKRRQWLRVIQVAKWMLSKGQGATMGTYDTLLLAFDMDQRVDEAESLWNMIVHAHTLSVSKRLFSRMVTLYDHHHLPEKMIEIFADMEELQVKPDEDTVRRVANAFRKLGQEENSKLVTKRYGLKWKYIHFNGERVKVRTEAWEEEGPFRS
- the LOC112714657 gene encoding pentatricopeptide repeat-containing protein At4g18975, chloroplastic isoform X2 gives rise to the protein MLQTLQNSIICPSLSSAKCHTRAQPQFLLNNSFSFSITTLSISHNVINFSKRIDAYCAFDSSLGHSNISRSNSPSEKEKQGKKKEKKRVAKKEHHLWKSRDSAQSGQKALNLIRIVSQLSNEKEAVFGALDKWTAWETEFPVIAAAKALKILRKRRQWLRVIQVAKWMLSKGQGATMGTYDTLLLAFDMDQRVDEAESLWNMIVHAHTLSVSKRLFSRMVTLYDHHHLPEKMIELDICRHGGVAGKT
- the LOC112718122 gene encoding subtilisin-like protease SBT5.6 encodes the protein MNNIMLLFPIQDNQRNTVDRSFVAPIMLQDGTIIEGRSITPRHMPNSFYPLVLAREVEFPGIPISNSGFCLDKSLDRNKAKGKIVVCMRGEGGRIRKELEVERAGGVGFILGNNELLGNDISSDVHFIPSTQVSYHMS